The Nostoc sp. 'Lobaria pulmonaria (5183) cyanobiont' genome window below encodes:
- the fusA gene encoding elongation factor G: protein MARTIPLEKVRNIGIAAHIDAGKTTTTERILFYSGIIHKIGEVHEGTAVTDWMEQERERGITITAAAISTSWKDHQINIIDTPGHVDFTIEVERSMRVLDGVIAVFCSVGGVQPQSETVWRQAERYKVPRIAFINKMDRTGANFYKVHEQIRDRLRANAIAIQLPIGSENDFQGIVDLVRMRAYIYANDQGTDIQETDIPEALQAQVDEFRTKLIEAAAETDDALMTKYFEGEELTEQEVRTALRKGTIAGTIVPVLCGSAFKNKGVQLMLDAVVDYLPAPSEVPPIQGLLPNGDTIERRADDNEPLAALAFKIMADPYGRLTFVRVYSGVLKKGSYVLNASKNKKERISRLVLMKADDRQDVDELRAGDLGAALGLKDTLTGDTLCDDGSPVILESLFIPEPVISVAVEPKTKNDMDKLSKALQSLSEEDPTFRVRVDPETNQTVIAGMGELHLEILVDRMLREFKVEANVGAPQVAYRETIRKAVSKIEGKFIRQSGGKGQYGHVVINLEPGEPGTGFEFVSKIAGGTVPKEYVGPAEQGMKESCESGVLAGYPLIDVKATLIDGSYHDVDSSEMAFKIAGSMAMKEAVLKASPVLLEPMMKVEVEVPEDYIGNVIGDLISRRGQIESQSTEQGLAKVASKVPLATMFGYATDIRSKTQGRGIFTMEFSHYEEVPRSVAETIIAKSKGNA from the coding sequence GTGGCACGCACGATCCCGCTAGAGAAAGTACGCAACATTGGTATTGCGGCGCATATAGATGCGGGCAAAACAACAACAACAGAGAGAATATTATTTTACTCTGGAATAATTCATAAAATTGGCGAAGTTCATGAAGGAACTGCCGTCACAGACTGGATGGAGCAGGAGCGGGAGCGGGGAATTACCATTACTGCTGCTGCGATCAGTACCAGTTGGAAAGATCATCAAATTAACATTATCGATACTCCGGGCCACGTAGACTTCACAATTGAAGTTGAGCGTTCCATGCGCGTGTTGGATGGTGTAATCGCAGTATTTTGTTCTGTGGGCGGCGTGCAACCGCAGTCTGAGACAGTGTGGCGGCAAGCAGAACGCTACAAAGTTCCTCGGATAGCCTTTATCAACAAGATGGATCGCACCGGAGCGAACTTTTATAAAGTTCACGAACAAATCCGCGATCGCCTGCGGGCGAATGCGATCGCCATTCAACTACCAATTGGTAGTGAAAACGACTTCCAAGGCATCGTTGATTTAGTCCGAATGCGTGCGTATATTTACGCAAACGATCAAGGAACCGATATCCAGGAAACCGATATCCCGGAAGCATTGCAAGCGCAGGTAGACGAATTCCGCACCAAGCTAATAGAAGCTGCGGCAGAAACTGATGATGCTCTGATGACTAAGTACTTCGAGGGCGAAGAACTTACAGAACAGGAAGTTCGGACTGCCCTGCGTAAAGGCACAATTGCGGGGACAATTGTACCAGTACTTTGCGGTTCGGCATTCAAAAACAAAGGCGTACAGCTGATGCTGGATGCCGTTGTTGATTACTTGCCAGCGCCAAGTGAAGTACCGCCAATTCAAGGCTTACTGCCGAATGGCGATACTATTGAGCGGCGGGCTGATGACAACGAACCCCTAGCAGCTCTGGCATTCAAGATTATGGCTGACCCTTATGGTCGCCTGACATTTGTTCGCGTTTATTCTGGTGTCCTGAAAAAGGGCAGCTACGTACTCAACGCTAGTAAGAATAAAAAAGAACGGATTTCCCGCTTAGTTCTAATGAAAGCAGACGATCGGCAAGATGTCGATGAGCTGCGAGCGGGTGATTTGGGAGCAGCTTTGGGATTGAAAGACACCTTGACAGGTGACACGCTCTGTGATGATGGATCGCCAGTAATTTTGGAATCCCTATTCATTCCTGAGCCTGTGATCTCGGTGGCGGTTGAACCCAAAACTAAGAATGACATGGACAAGCTGTCCAAGGCTCTGCAATCTCTCTCAGAAGAAGACCCCACCTTCCGTGTCCGCGTCGATCCGGAAACAAACCAAACCGTGATCGCGGGGATGGGAGAGCTACACCTAGAAATTCTAGTAGACCGGATGTTACGAGAATTCAAGGTGGAAGCGAATGTAGGTGCGCCGCAAGTAGCTTACCGGGAAACAATTCGGAAAGCTGTGAGCAAAATTGAAGGCAAATTCATCCGCCAAAGTGGTGGTAAAGGTCAATACGGTCACGTTGTGATCAATTTGGAGCCTGGAGAACCCGGTACTGGTTTTGAATTCGTCTCCAAAATTGCCGGCGGTACAGTACCTAAAGAGTACGTTGGCCCCGCAGAACAAGGAATGAAAGAAAGCTGTGAATCCGGTGTTCTAGCTGGATATCCGTTGATTGACGTCAAAGCGACGCTAATTGATGGGTCATACCACGATGTAGACTCTTCGGAAATGGCTTTCAAAATCGCCGGCTCAATGGCGATGAAAGAGGCTGTGCTGAAAGCTTCACCCGTCCTCTTAGAGCCTATGATGAAAGTTGAGGTTGAAGTTCCTGAAGACTATATCGGGAACGTCATTGGCGACCTCATCTCCCGCCGAGGGCAGATTGAAAGCCAAAGCACTGAACAGGGACTCGCTAAGGTCGCATCCAAAGTTCCACTAGCGACCATGTTTGGCTACGCCACTGATATCCGTTCAAAGACGCAAGGTCGGGGTATCTTCACGATGGAGTTCAGCCACTACGAAGAGGTGCCTCGCAGCGTAGCTGAAACTATCATTGCAAAAAGCAAAGGGAACGCTTAG
- the rpsG gene encoding 30S ribosomal protein S7, protein MSRRGVIQRRPVPSDSVYNSRLVSMIIRRIMRHGKKSLAARIVYDALKTIEERTGAGALETFERAVRNATPLVEVKARRVGGATYQVPMEVRTERGTTLALRWLVQYSRSRPGRTMASKLANELMDAANETGNAIRKREETHRMAEANKAFAHYRY, encoded by the coding sequence ATGTCTCGTCGTGGTGTTATTCAAAGGCGCCCAGTTCCGTCTGACTCCGTATATAACAGTCGCCTTGTGAGCATGATTATCAGACGGATCATGCGTCATGGCAAAAAATCACTTGCCGCACGCATTGTTTATGATGCATTAAAAACTATTGAAGAACGCACTGGTGCTGGTGCGTTGGAAACCTTTGAAAGAGCAGTGCGAAATGCCACGCCTTTAGTAGAAGTAAAAGCTCGGCGAGTTGGTGGAGCAACTTACCAAGTACCAATGGAAGTGCGTACAGAACGGGGCACTACCCTAGCACTGCGTTGGTTAGTGCAATATTCCCGCTCCAGACCAGGCCGGACAATGGCAAGCAAATTGGCAAATGAATTAATGGATGCTGCCAACGAAACTGGCAATGCTATTCGGAAACGCGAAGAAACGCACCGGATGGCAGAAGCTAACAAAGCATTTGCCCACTATCGTTATTAA
- the rpsL gene encoding 30S ribosomal protein S12: protein MPTIQQLIRNEREQARQKTKSPALKQCPQRRGVCTRVYTTTPKKPNSALRKVARVRLTSGFEVTAYIPGIGHNLQEHSVVMIRGGRVKDLPGVRYHIIRGTLDTAGVKDRKQGRSKYGTKRPKAAKK from the coding sequence ATGCCAACAATACAGCAGCTAATACGAAATGAGCGCGAACAAGCGCGTCAGAAAACCAAGTCCCCTGCTCTGAAACAATGTCCCCAACGTCGAGGAGTTTGTACCAGAGTATACACGACCACACCAAAAAAGCCTAACTCAGCCCTACGCAAAGTAGCAAGAGTCAGACTTACCTCTGGATTTGAAGTCACAGCTTATATTCCAGGTATTGGTCACAACTTACAAGAACACTCAGTTGTGATGATTCGTGGCGGTCGGGTTAAGGATCTACCAGGCGTGAGATACCACATTATCCGTGGCACCCTAGATACAGCCGGAGTCAAAGACCGCAAACAAGGTCGTTCCAAGTATGGAACCAAACGTCCGAAAGCAGCGAAAAAATAG
- a CDS encoding HesB/IscA family protein, which translates to MIHLSEAAISEIGRIKSKQPNVLFRLAVKPGGCSGLFYDMSFDETIKVGDQVFDLDEIQVVIDATSLNYLNGLRVDYSEDLMGGGFRFHNPQAIATCGCGNSFSLSP; encoded by the coding sequence ATGATTCATCTGAGTGAAGCAGCCATAAGTGAGATTGGGCGAATTAAGTCCAAGCAGCCAAATGTCTTGTTTCGATTGGCAGTAAAACCAGGTGGTTGTTCTGGATTATTTTATGATATGTCCTTCGATGAAACAATAAAAGTTGGCGACCAGGTTTTCGACTTGGATGAGATTCAAGTAGTCATCGATGCCACAAGCTTAAATTACCTCAACGGTTTGAGAGTTGATTATTCAGAAGACCTAATGGGTGGTGGTTTTCGCTTCCACAATCCCCAGGCGATCGCTACCTGTGGTTGTGGCAATTCCTTCTCCTTAAGTCCTTAG
- a CDS encoding cupin domain-containing protein: MARYQETTQTETLHLPPNITSRGVAATELRPWGAFTVLEEGRGYKIKRIEVKPGHRLSLQMHHHRSEHWIVVSGTARVVCGEKEVLLSNNESTYVPQCTSHRLENPGVIPLVLIEVQNGEYLGEDDIIRYQDDYARTKD; this comes from the coding sequence ATGGCTCGATATCAAGAAACTACACAGACTGAAACTCTACACCTCCCTCCAAACATAACTTCCAGGGGCGTTGCTGCAACTGAATTACGTCCTTGGGGTGCTTTTACAGTTTTGGAAGAAGGGCGCGGATACAAAATTAAGCGCATCGAAGTTAAGCCTGGACACCGCCTCAGTCTACAAATGCACCATCACCGCAGCGAACATTGGATTGTCGTCTCTGGTACAGCTAGAGTAGTTTGTGGTGAAAAAGAAGTACTACTGAGCAATAATGAGTCAACTTATGTACCTCAATGTACATCTCATCGTTTAGAGAATCCAGGCGTGATCCCTTTGGTCTTGATTGAAGTCCAAAATGGCGAATACTTAGGAGAAGATGATATTATCCGCTACCAAGATGACTATGCCCGTACCAAAGATTAA